A single window of Vigna radiata var. radiata cultivar VC1973A chromosome 4, Vradiata_ver6, whole genome shotgun sequence DNA harbors:
- the LOC106759019 gene encoding amino acid transporter AVT1I-like, with the protein MSKKLSYNPSFRVPLLLNDEEKAIASYPSDIKTVSFFRTCLNGLNTIAGVGILSVPYALATGGWLSLVLLFSIAAAAFYTGLLIKRCMDKDSNIRTYPDIGELAFGKTGRLIVSISMYTELYLVSIGFLILEGDNLSNIFSIGEVHIAGLAIGGKQLLVIMVALIILPTVWLDNLSLLSYVSASGVFASVLIIISITWTATFDGVGFHNKGTLVHWNGLPTAVSLYAFCYCAHPVFPTLYNSMTNKHQFSNVLLVCFLLTTVGYASMAIVGYLMFGDEAQSQVTLNLPLDKISSKLAIYTTLVNPISKFALMATPITNALKDLLPKTYKNRVTSFLLSTLLVLSTTVVALAVPFFGSLMSLVGAFLSITTSILLPCLCYLKISGTYRKFGCETVAIVIIIVAAIVMTISGTYISLMEIVHNL; encoded by the exons ATGTCAAAAAAACTTTCGTACAATCCTTCCTTTAGGGTTCCTTTACTTCTCAATGATGAGGAGAAAGCCATTGCCTCTTATCCTTCTGATATAAAAACTGTATCCTTCTTTCGTACATGCCTTAATGGACTCAATACAATAGCAG GTGTTGGCATACTCTCAGTTCCTTATGCTCTTGCAACTGGAGGTTGGTTAAGCTTGGTTCTTTTGTTTTCCATTGCCGCCGCTGCATTTTACACGGGTCTTCTGATTAAAAGATGCATGGATAAGGACTCAAACATTAGAACCTATCCTGATATAGGGGAACTTGCATTTGGAAAGACAGGAAGACTGATAGTGTCAATATCCATGTACACGGAACTATATCTCGTTTCAATAGGATTCTTGATTCTAGAAGGTGATAACTTGAGTAACATATTCTCCATTGGAGAGGTTCACATAGCAGGCTTAGCAATTGGTGGAAAGCAATTACTTGTGATTATGGTTGCCCTTATCATCTTGCCTACAGTTTGGTTGGACAACTTGAGTCTACTCTCTTATGTATCTGCAAGTGGAGTCTTTGCTTCTGTTCTCATCATCATTTCAATAACATGGACTGCAACATTTGAtggagttggttttcataataAAGGGACTCTCGTCCATTGGAATGGTCTCCCTACAGCTGTTAGCTTGTATGCCTTCTGTTATTGCGCACATCCTGTCTTTCCCACTTTGTACAATTCGATGACAAACAAACATCAGTTCTCTAAC GTCTTATTAGTATGTTTTCTCCTAACCACTGTGGGTTATGCATCCATGGCTATAGTGGGTTATTTAATGTTTGGTGACGAGGCTCAATCTCAAGTAACATTGAACTTGCCTTTGGACAAAATCAGCTCAAAATTAGCAATATACACAACCTTGGTGAATCCCATATCCAAGTTTGCTTTGATGGCAACACCTATTACGAATGCTTTGAAAGACTTACTTCCAAAGACGTACAAGAATAGGGTGACGAGCTTCTTACTGAGCACACTGTTGGTATTGAGCACTACCGTTGTTGCCCTTGCCGTCCCTTTCTTTGGGTCTCTGATGTCACTGGTTGGAGCCTTTTTAAGTATCACAACTTCTATTCTGCTTCCGTGCTTGTGCTACTTGAAGATTTCGGGCACTTACAGAAAATTTGGGTGTGAGACGGTAGCCATAGTGATAATAATAGTGGCAGCTATTGTAATGACAATTTCAGGAACCTACATCTCTCTCATGGAAATAGTTCACAATTTATAA
- the LOC106758867 gene encoding amino acid transporter AVT1J isoform X1, which produces MWPMLLTAKVSSSKKVKNSEKHSNNSSVNVPLVADHGELAQHKTITYPPSAQDTVSFFHTCLNGLNAISGVGILSVPYALASGGWLSLLLLFGIATAALYTGTLIKRCMDMNTNIRSYPDIGELAFEKTGRIIVSVSMYTELYLVSIGFLILEGDNLSNLFPNAKVQIAGLAIAGMLVHWNGLPTAVSLYAFCYCAHPLFPTLYNSMTNKHRFTNVLIGCFLLTTVGYASMATVGYLMFGEEVESQVTLNLPLNKISSKVTIYTTLMNPISKFALMATPITNALKDLLPRRYRNRVTSILVSTLLVMSTTIAALVLPFFGSLMSLVGAFLSVTASILLPCLCYFKISDTYRNFGCESVVIVILIMAALAMAISGTYTSFMEIAHHLVQL; this is translated from the exons ATGTGGCCCATGCTATTGACAGCAAAAGTTAGTTCCTCCAAGAAAGTGAAGAATTCCG AAAAACATTCCAACAATTCATCCGTGAATGTGCCTTTAGTAGCCGATCATGGCGAGTTGGCTCAGCATAAAACCATAACGTATCCTCCTTCTGCACAAGACACTGTATCCTTCTTTCATACTTGTCTTAACGGACTCAATGCAATATCAG GTGTAGGTATACTCTCAGTTCCTTACGCTCTTGCATCTGGAGGATGGTTAAGCTTGCTTCTTTTGTTTGGTATTGCCACTGCAGCACTTTACACGGGCACGTTAATAAAAAGATGCATGGATATGAATACGAATATCAGAAGCTATCCTGATATAGGTGAACTTGCATTTGAAAAAACAGGAAGGATAATAGTGTCAGTATCCATGTATACTGAACTTTATTTAGTTTCAATAGGATTTTTGATTCTTGAAGGTGATAACTTGAGTAACTTGTTTCCTAATGCGAAGGTTCAGATAGCTGGCTTAGCTATTGCAG GAATGCTTGTCCATTGGAATGGTCTTCCCACAGCTGTTAGTTTGTATGCCTTCTGTTATTGTGCACATCCTCTGTTTCCGACATTGTACAATTCGATGACAAACAAACATCGCTTCACTAAT GTCTTAATTGGATGTTTTCTCTTAACCACTGTGGGCTATGCATCCATGGCTACAGTGGGTTATTTAATGTTTGGTGAAGAGGTTGAGTCACAAGTAACACTAAACCTACCTCTGAACAAAATTAGCTCAAAAGTAACAATATACACAACGTTGATGAATCCCATATCGAAGTTTGCTTTGATGGCAACACCTATTACGAATGCTTTAAAAGACTTGCTTCCAAGGAGGTACAGAAATAGGGTAACGAGCATCTTAGTTAGCACACTGTTGGTAATGAGCACCACCATTGCTGCCCTTGTTCTTCCTTTCTTTGGGTCTCTGATGTCACTGGTTGGAGCCTTTCTAAGTGTCACAGCTTCTATTCTGCTTCCATGCTTGTGCTACTTCAAGATTTCAGACACTTATAGGAACTTTGGGTGTGAGAGTGTAGTCATAGTGATACTAATAATGGCAGCTTTAGCAATGGCAATATCTGGGACCTATACTTCTTTCATGGAAATAGCACACCACCTGGTTCAACTATGA
- the LOC106758867 gene encoding amino acid transporter AVT1I isoform X2: MWPMLLTAKVSSSKKVKNSEKHSNNSSVNVPLVADHGELAQHKTITYPPSAQDTVSFFHTCLNGLNAISGVGILSVPYALASGGWLSLLLLFGIATAALYTGTLIKRCMDMNTNIRSYPDIGELAFEKTGRIIVSVSMYTELYLVSIGFLILEGDNLSNLFPNAKVQIAGLAIAGKQFFVILVSLIILPTVWLDSLSLLSYVSASGVFASFLIILSITWTAIFDGVGFHHKGMLVHWNGLPTAVSLYAFCYCAHPLFPTLYNSMTNKHRFTNVLIGCFLLTTVGYASMATVGYLMFGEEVESQVTLNLPLNKISSKVTIYTTLMNPISKFALMATPITNALKDLLPRRYRNRVTSILVSTLLVMSTTIAALVLPFFGSLMSLVGAFLSVTASILLPCLCYFKISDTYRNFGCESVVIVILIMAALAMAISGTYTSFMEIAHHLVQL, translated from the exons ATGTGGCCCATGCTATTGACAGCAAAAGTTAGTTCCTCCAAGAAAGTGAAGAATTCCG AAAAACATTCCAACAATTCATCCGTGAATGTGCCTTTAGTAGCCGATCATGGCGAGTTGGCTCAGCATAAAACCATAACGTATCCTCCTTCTGCACAAGACACTGTATCCTTCTTTCATACTTGTCTTAACGGACTCAATGCAATATCAG GTGTAGGTATACTCTCAGTTCCTTACGCTCTTGCATCTGGAGGATGGTTAAGCTTGCTTCTTTTGTTTGGTATTGCCACTGCAGCACTTTACACGGGCACGTTAATAAAAAGATGCATGGATATGAATACGAATATCAGAAGCTATCCTGATATAGGTGAACTTGCATTTGAAAAAACAGGAAGGATAATAGTGTCAGTATCCATGTATACTGAACTTTATTTAGTTTCAATAGGATTTTTGATTCTTGAAGGTGATAACTTGAGTAACTTGTTTCCTAATGCGAAGGTTCAGATAGCTGGCTTAGCTATTGCAGGTAAACAATTCTTTGTGATATTGGTTTCCCTTATCATTCTGCCCACAGTTTGGTTGGATAGCTTGAGTCTACTCTCTTATGTATCTGCAAGTGGAGTCtttgcttcttttctcatcATCCTTTCAATAACATGGACTGCAATATTTGATGGAGTTGGTTTTCATCATAAAGGAATGCTTGTCCATTGGAATGGTCTTCCCACAGCTGTTAGTTTGTATGCCTTCTGTTATTGTGCACATCCTCTGTTTCCGACATTGTACAATTCGATGACAAACAAACATCGCTTCACTAAT GTCTTAATTGGATGTTTTCTCTTAACCACTGTGGGCTATGCATCCATGGCTACAGTGGGTTATTTAATGTTTGGTGAAGAGGTTGAGTCACAAGTAACACTAAACCTACCTCTGAACAAAATTAGCTCAAAAGTAACAATATACACAACGTTGATGAATCCCATATCGAAGTTTGCTTTGATGGCAACACCTATTACGAATGCTTTAAAAGACTTGCTTCCAAGGAGGTACAGAAATAGGGTAACGAGCATCTTAGTTAGCACACTGTTGGTAATGAGCACCACCATTGCTGCCCTTGTTCTTCCTTTCTTTGGGTCTCTGATGTCACTGGTTGGAGCCTTTCTAAGTGTCACAGCTTCTATTCTGCTTCCATGCTTGTGCTACTTCAAGATTTCAGACACTTATAGGAACTTTGGGTGTGAGAGTGTAGTCATAGTGATACTAATAATGGCAGCTTTAGCAATGGCAATATCTGGGACCTATACTTCTTTCATGGAAATAGCACACCACCTGGTTCAACTATGA
- the LOC106759334 gene encoding ATP-dependent zinc metalloprotease FTSH 6, chloroplastic, with product MSPALCLSVAPTLFHKPQDPSKDPHLTKASLSQKSCKQSLLDNKVISKRKLLSSAVIGLGPALAGLSVAQSTRAEPESPAASTSNRISYSRFLQYLDEGAVKKVDLFENGTVAIAEIYNATLEKMQRVKIQLPGLPQDLIRKMKDKNVDFAAYPLEVSWWPALLDLLGNLAFPLILLGSLLLRTSINNPAGGPNLPFGLGRSKAKFEMEPNTGVTFEDVAGVDEAKQDFQEIVEFLKTPEKFSAVGAKIPKGVLLVGPPGTGKTLLAKAIAGEAGVPFFSLSGSEFVEMFVGVGASRVRDLFNKAKQNSPCLVFIDEIDAVGRKRGTGIGGGNDEREQTLNQLLTEMDGFTGNTGVIVIAATNRPEILDSALLRPGRFDRQVTVELPDIRGREDILKVHSKNKKLDKDVSLSVIAMRTPGFSGADLANLMNEAAILAGRRGKDKITLKEIDHSIDRIVAGMEGTKMTDGRSKILVAYHEIGHAVCATMTPGHDPVQKVTLVPRGQARGLTWFIPDEDSSLVSKNKLFARIVGGLGGRAAEEVIFGETEISTGAAGDLQQITQIARQMVTVFGMSKIGPWALIDPAVQSSDVVLRMLARNSMSEKLAEDIDNSVREIIETAYEIAKNHIRNNRDAIDKLVDVLLEKETLNGDEFRALLSEFTDISSIKIDRIPVREMIEA from the exons ATGTCTCCTGCACTATGTTTGTCAGTCGCCCCCACTTTGTTCCACAAGCCTCAAGATCCTTCCAAGGATCCTCACCTCACAAAAGCCAGCCTCAGCCAGAAATCATGCAAACAATCTTTGTTAGATAACAAAGTCATCAGCAAGAGGAAGCTTTTATCCTCTGCTGTTATTGGGTTGGGCCCAGCATTGGCTGGGCTTTCTGTTGCTCAATCCACAAGAGCCGAGCCTGAGAGCCCAGCTGCTTCCACATCAAACAGAATCTCTTACTCAAGGTTCCTGCAATACTTGGATGAAGGTGCTGTCAAGAAGGTGGACCTCTTTGAAAATGGAACAGTTGCTATTGCAGAGATATACAATGCAACATTGGAAAAAATGCAAAGAGTCAAAATTCAGTTACCTGGTTTGCCTCAGGACTTGATCaggaaaatgaaagataaaaatgttgATTTTGCTGCTTATCCCTTGGAAGTTAGTTGGTGGCCTGCACTACTTGACTTGTTGGGAAATTTGGCCTTTCCTTTAATTCTGCTTGGTTCTCTACTCTTGAGGACATCAATTAATAATCCTGCTGGTGGCCCCAACTTGCCCTTTGGACTAGGAAG GAGCAAGGCAAAGTTTGAGATGGAACCAAATACGGGAGTGACATTTGAGGATGTAGCAGGAGTTGATGAAGCCAAGCAAGATTTCCAAGAGATTGTTGAGTTCTTGAAGACCCCAGAGAAGTTTTCAGCCGTTGGAGCCAAAATTCCGAAAGGNGTTCTTTTGGTAGGGCCTCCGGGGACTGGAAAGACATTGCTGGCCAAGGCAATTGCAGGAGAGGCTGGGGTTCCTTTCTTCTCCCTATCTGGATCGGAGTTCGTTGAGATGTTTGTGGGTGTAGGGGCCTCAAGGGTGAGGGATTTGTTCAATAAGGCCAAGCAAAATTCACCATGTTTGGTGTTCATTGATGAGATAGATGCTGTAGGAAGGAAGAGAGGAACAGGTATAGGTGGAGGGAACGATGAAAGAGAACAAACACTGAATCAGTTGCTCACTGAAATGGATGGTTTTACTGGAAACACTGGCGTTATAGTAATTGCTGCCACTAACAGACCTGAAATTCTTGATTCAGCATTGCTTAGACCTGGCAGGTTCGATAGGCAG GTCACTGTTGAATTACCAGATATAAGAGGGAGGGAAGACATATTGAAAGTTCATAGTAAAAACAAGAAGCTTGACAAGGATGTTTCTCTTAGTGTCATTGCCATGAGAACTCCAGGATTCAGTGGTGCAGACCTGGCAAACCTCATGAATGAAGCCGCCATTCTTGCTGGTCGAAGAGGCAAAGATAAGATCACACTCAAAGAAATTGATCACTCCATAGATCGCATTGTGGCAGGCATGGAAGGAACCAAGATGACTGATGGCAGGAGCAAAATTCTGGTGGCTTACCATGAAATTGGACATGCTGTTTGCGC GACAATGACACCAGGACATGATCCAGTACAGAAAGTCACACTAGTTCCCAGAGGTCAAGCCCGGGGTTTAACATGGTTCATACCTGATGAAGATTCTTCTCTAGTCTCTAAGAACAAACTTTTTGCTAGAATAGTTGGAGGCTTAGGAGGCAGAGCAGCAGAGGAAGTCATATTTGGTGAAACTGAGATAAGCACTGGAGCTGCTGGGGACTTGCAACAAATTACACAAATAGCAAGACAG ATGGTAACAGTGTTTGGCATGTCAAAGATAGGGCCATGGGCATTGATTGATCCTGCAGTGCAAAGTAGTGATGTGGTGCTTAGGATGCTGGCTAGGAACTCAATGTCAGAGAAACTAGCTGAAGACATTGATAACTCAGTGAGGGAGATAATAGAGACAGCATATGAAATTGCAAAGAATCACATAAGGAATAACCGTGATGCAATTGACAAGTTAGTAGATGTGCTACTTGAAAAGGAAACCCTTAATGGAGATGAATTTAGAGCTCTATTATCAGAATTCACGGATATTTCTTCCATTAAGATAGATAGAATTCCTGTGAGGGAAATGATCGAAGCATAA
- the LOC106759335 gene encoding pentatricopeptide repeat-containing protein At2g36730, with product MVCLPTLKTRFLSKKHQCLFLLNLCGSMEQLHQIQAQIHLSGLYQDTHTLSELVYFCSLSPSKNLRHARALVHHAATPSPISWNILIRGYAASDSPREAFWVFQKMRERGAMPNKLTFPFLIKSCAAATALGEGKQVHADAFKCGLDSDVYVGNNLINFYGCCKRIVDARKVFDEMLERTVVSWNSVITACVESLWLGEGIEYFFRMWGCGFEPDETSMVLLLSACAELGYLSLGRWAHSQLVLRGMVLSVQLGTALVEMYGKSGALGYARFVFERMEKRNVWTWSAMILGLAQHGFAEEALALFAMMSSNNNHNICPNYVTYLGVLCACSHAGMVDEGCQYFHDMQRVHGIKPLMMHYGVMVDVLGRAGRLEEAYWFIQMMPIEPDPVVWRTLLSACAIHDVHDHAGIGERVRKRLLRMEPRRGGNLVIVANMYAEVGMWEKATNVRRAMRNGGMKKMAGESCVDLGGSMHRFFAGYDPCPDLMSVYHLLDGLNLHLKMVN from the coding sequence ATGGTTTGTCTTCCGACATTGAAGACACGGTTTCTCTCGAAGAAGCACCAATGCCTCTTTCTCCTAAACTTGTGTGGTTCCATGGAACAACTCCATCAAATACAAGCACAAATCCACCTCTCTGGTCTTTACCAagacacacacactctctcaGAACTCGTCTACTTTTGCTCCCTCTCTCCCTCCAAGAACCTCCGCCACGCTCGGGCACTTGTGCACCATGCTGCCACCCCATCACCCATTTCGTGGAACATTCTCATCCGAGGCTACGCCGCGAGCGACTCCCCCCGTGAAGCTTTTTGGGTATTTCAGAAAATGCGAGAACGTGGTGCCATGCCTAACAAACTCACCTTCCCTTTCCTCATTAAGTCTTGTGCTGCAGCTACTGCACTTGGTGAAGGGAAGCAGGTTCATGCGGACGCTTTTAAGTGTGGTTTGGACTCTGACGTGTACGTTGGTAACAATTTGATTAACTTTTATGGGTGTTGTAAGAGGATTGTGGATGCAagaaaggtgtttgatgaaatgctaGAGAGAACAGTTGTTTCTTGGAACTCGGTTATCACTGCGTGTGTTGAGAGTCTTTGGTTGGGTGAGGGGATTGAGTATTTTTTCAGGATGTGGGGTTGTGGGTTTGAGCCTGATGAGACTTCCATGGTGTTGTTATTATCTGCTTGTGCTGAGTTGGGGTACTTGAGTTTGGGAAGATGGGCTCATTCTCAGTTGGTTTTGAGAGGGATGGTTCTGAGTGTTCAATTGGGTACTGCTCTTGTTGAAATGTATGGGAAGTCTGGGGCTTTGGGCTATGCAAGGTTTGTTTTTGAGAGAATGGAAAAGAGGAATGTGTGGACATGGAGTGCAATGATATTGGGGTTGGCTCAACACGGGTTTGCTGAGGAAGCCCTTGCGCTGTTTGCAATGATGAGTAGCAATAACAATCACAATATATGCCCAAATTATGTGACCTATCTCGGGGTTCTTTGTGCTTGTAGCCATGCTGGGATGGTAGATGAGGGTTGCCAATATTTTCATGACATGCAACGTGTGCATGGGATCAAGCCCCTGATGATGCATTATGGAGTCATGGTTGATGTATTGGGTCGTGCTGGTCGTCTTGAAGAAGCTTATTGGTTTATACAGATGATGCCTATTGAGCCTGATCCGGTTGTGTGGAGGACATTGCTAAGTGCATGCGCTATACATGATGTGCATGACCATGCTGGGATTGGAGAAAGAGTGAGGAAGAGGTTACTTAGGATGGAGCCAAGGAGGGGAGGGAATTTGGTTATTGTTGCTAACATGTACGCTGAAGTGGGTATGTGGGAGAAAGCAACAAATGTGAGGAGGGCGATGAGAAATGGAGGAATGAAGAAAATGGCTGGGGAGAGTTGTGTGGACTTAGGTGGCTCCATGCATAGGTTCTTCGCGGGCTATGATCCTTGCCCAGATTTGATGTCCGTTTATCATCTACTCGATGGATTGAACTTGCACTTGAAAATGGTTAACTGA